One stretch of Xanthomonas sp. DAR 35659 DNA includes these proteins:
- a CDS encoding DUF2274 domain-containing protein: protein MRLGPLPRTDSTKITFTCPASLKADLDRYAALHGQTYGETVDAAALVPYMLEAFMAGDRGFRKSGTARNRSP from the coding sequence CTGCGGCTGGGGCCGCTGCCGAGGACCGACAGCACCAAGATCACCTTCACGTGCCCGGCCAGCCTCAAAGCGGACCTCGACCGCTATGCCGCACTGCATGGGCAGACCTACGGGGAGACGGTCGATGCGGCTGCGCTGGTTCCTTACATGCTGGAAGCGTTCATGGCGGGGGACAGGGGGTTCAGGAAGAGCGGTACGGCTCGGAATAGATCGCCATAG
- a CDS encoding RHS repeat-associated core domain-containing protein has product MNTPCRINANTGIRRFALLIAMLFLLSASAFAATEGPKQKFVVRDAEGTDRGTYYTQSEAEAAIKAIPGPQYAQDAYQYVDTIKSQIILEEGKTLITYWMGNAKAKDEDWLYYPAVGGSKFASEEEAVAAIVQTLNEEAPQCGVPSVAPQGGWTAQAGPYPEYDLGMESQARPYTAQVFFDDCSDTYDFDLNITRLKRSECPKPYTNWHISDQGCTNQGIIATIEVITLQCGGEQNSSQGGGGNSGMVGNPCDVKTGEKFQAERDFDLGWIALTRYYHSGIALNTGGFGPGWTFSHTLRLAIQGDTLGLVEGSGYAVPFRKVGSDYRAANASGERIVANGDQWVLYREDAIYTFDAQGKLISRAAQDGSGLTYAYDAQGRLQRIASLQGRSIELVYVDDTRDALIASIVSGGVSLASYGYDQRRLVSVTYADGGSRIYHYEDARFPRHLTGVTTEDGQRFSTFAYDEAGRAISSQHAGGIDGVTLAYSAAGTRVTDALGDVTDYTMTDAGGASPKVGAVARADGTLQYNYIDQATDFRRRLSSATDRRGVQTQHSYAEATENGLAVNIHTVRDAVGQPQERTTITRTAADSNRLLSTQAGGRTVSYGYNERLQPVQMTSSDAASGKQRTLAYSYCEASDVAASDSTCPILGLPKTVDGARTDVNDTTAFTYYPSDADTCAASPTNCPHREGDLWKTSNALGQVTEYLAYDGAGRVLSVKNANGVVTDFTYHPRGWLTASKVRGPDDSNESDDRITLIDYWPTGLVKQVTQPDGAFTRYTYDAAQRLTDVADNAGNTIHYTLDNAGNRAKEDTKDASGTLKRTLSRVYNQLGQLATKATAQGNPTDFGYDADGNTKTVTDALGHVTQNDHDPLNRLARTLQDVGGIAVETKFGYDALDNLTKVTDPKGLDTTYAYNGLGDLTKLTSPDTGVTTYTYDSAGNRATQTDARNVKTTYGYDALNRLTQVTYPTSSLNVTYTYDVSQATCASGETYAVGRLARMQDGSGSTDYCYDRFGDLVRKVQTTNGKVFVLRYAYTKAGQLSRLTYPDGAVVDYVRNAQGQTTEVGVAPAGGTRQVLLNQATYYPFGPVAGWTYGNGRPMQRVLDQDYRPLAVNDTRSDGLAVGFAFDPAGNLSALTAAGNTAPVVSLDYDALGRLTAFKDGPTGTVIDGYSYDATGNRLSAKVNTTTQTYAYPTTSHRLDAVAGTARTYDASGNTTSIGGTALQLVYGASGRLGQVKRSGTVVMNYAYNGRGEQVRRVGKTNTYTLYDESGHWIGDYDNNGTPLQQAIWLDDLPVGVLAKNSLRYVQPDHLGTPRAVIDPVRDVAIWKWDLKGEAFGNTPPNQDPDGDGTAFVFDMRFPGQRYDSATGFNQNYFRDYDPITGRYGQSDPIGLGGGSSTYAYALSNPFYMADPNGLQAFYPVNPAINGAAALAGTGNANIPRDSDGRDSCGPKVDSPEVKAAFNLAQMAIPQNILGPNGLLWNLSRLAANAAHNDDNESDDNQCDHQYYNVDTPTCRVISKKRGSTAGARCYASAAERYSACLNGRPMPPLDTWNN; this is encoded by the coding sequence ATGAACACACCCTGCCGCATTAACGCGAACACCGGCATTCGGCGCTTCGCGCTTCTGATCGCGATGTTGTTCCTTCTCTCGGCGTCTGCATTCGCGGCGACAGAGGGACCGAAGCAGAAATTCGTGGTCCGCGACGCGGAGGGAACTGATCGAGGCACCTACTACACCCAGTCGGAGGCGGAAGCGGCGATCAAGGCGATTCCGGGGCCGCAGTACGCGCAGGATGCTTATCAGTACGTCGACACCATCAAGAGCCAGATAATCCTGGAAGAAGGAAAGACGCTGATCACCTACTGGATGGGCAACGCGAAGGCGAAGGACGAAGATTGGCTCTATTACCCCGCAGTGGGTGGGTCTAAGTTTGCTTCGGAAGAAGAAGCCGTTGCAGCGATAGTGCAGACCTTGAACGAGGAGGCACCTCAATGTGGAGTCCCGTCCGTCGCCCCGCAGGGTGGATGGACAGCGCAAGCCGGCCCGTATCCGGAGTATGACCTGGGGATGGAATCTCAGGCTAGGCCTTACACCGCTCAGGTATTTTTTGACGATTGCAGCGATACGTATGATTTCGACCTAAACATAACCCGGTTAAAGCGGAGCGAATGCCCGAAGCCCTACACCAATTGGCACATCAGCGACCAAGGCTGTACGAACCAGGGGATTATCGCGACCATCGAAGTCATCACCCTGCAGTGCGGTGGTGAGCAAAACAGCAGCCAAGGTGGCGGCGGCAACTCCGGCATGGTCGGCAACCCCTGCGACGTCAAGACTGGCGAAAAATTCCAGGCCGAACGCGACTTCGATCTGGGCTGGATCGCGTTGACGCGCTATTACCACTCCGGCATCGCGTTGAATACCGGCGGGTTCGGACCCGGCTGGACCTTCTCGCACACGCTGCGCCTGGCGATCCAGGGCGACACGCTGGGCCTGGTGGAGGGCAGCGGCTATGCCGTGCCGTTCCGCAAAGTGGGCTCGGACTATCGCGCGGCCAATGCCTCCGGCGAGCGCATCGTGGCCAATGGCGATCAATGGGTGCTGTATCGCGAGGATGCCATCTATACCTTCGACGCTCAGGGCAAGCTTATCTCGCGCGCCGCGCAGGACGGCAGCGGCCTGACGTACGCCTATGACGCGCAAGGACGGCTGCAGCGCATCGCCTCGCTGCAGGGCCGTTCCATCGAACTGGTGTACGTCGACGATACCCGCGATGCGCTCATCGCCAGCATCGTCTCCGGCGGCGTGTCGCTCGCCAGCTACGGCTACGATCAACGGCGCCTGGTCAGCGTGACCTATGCCGACGGCGGCAGCCGGATCTATCACTACGAGGACGCGCGCTTCCCGCGCCATCTGACCGGGGTGACCACGGAAGACGGCCAGCGCTTCAGCACCTTCGCCTACGACGAAGCCGGTCGCGCGATCTCCAGCCAGCATGCCGGCGGCATCGACGGCGTCACCTTGGCGTACTCCGCCGCCGGTACCCGCGTCACCGATGCGCTGGGCGACGTCACCGATTACACGATGACCGACGCCGGCGGGGCATCGCCGAAGGTCGGCGCCGTGGCCAGGGCCGATGGCACGCTGCAGTACAACTACATCGACCAGGCCACCGATTTCCGCCGCCGGCTGAGCAGCGCGACCGATCGGCGTGGAGTCCAGACCCAGCATAGCTATGCCGAAGCGACCGAGAATGGACTCGCGGTCAACATCCATACGGTGCGCGACGCGGTCGGGCAACCCCAGGAGCGCACGACGATCACGCGTACCGCGGCCGACAGCAATCGCCTGCTGTCGACCCAGGCAGGCGGGCGCACCGTTTCCTACGGCTACAACGAACGGCTGCAGCCGGTGCAGATGACCAGCAGTGACGCGGCGTCGGGCAAGCAACGCACCCTGGCCTACAGCTACTGCGAAGCGTCCGACGTGGCAGCGAGCGACAGTACCTGTCCGATCCTGGGCCTGCCCAAGACGGTCGATGGCGCCCGTACCGATGTCAACGACACCACGGCTTTCACCTATTACCCGTCCGACGCCGACACTTGTGCCGCATCCCCGACCAACTGTCCGCATCGCGAGGGTGATCTTTGGAAGACCAGCAATGCCCTTGGGCAGGTCACGGAGTACCTGGCCTACGACGGCGCCGGCCGCGTGCTGTCGGTTAAGAATGCCAACGGTGTGGTCACCGACTTCACCTACCACCCGCGAGGCTGGTTGACCGCCAGCAAGGTTCGCGGTCCCGACGACAGCAATGAGAGCGACGACCGCATCACCCTGATCGACTACTGGCCGACTGGCCTGGTCAAGCAGGTCACGCAGCCGGACGGTGCATTCACCCGCTACACCTACGACGCTGCGCAGCGACTGACCGATGTCGCCGACAACGCAGGCAACACGATCCATTACACGCTCGACAACGCTGGCAACCGCGCCAAGGAAGACACCAAGGACGCGTCGGGCACGCTCAAGCGTACCCTCTCGCGGGTGTACAACCAGCTCGGCCAGCTGGCCACGAAGGCTACCGCCCAGGGCAATCCGACCGACTTCGGTTACGACGCCGACGGCAACACCAAGACCGTGACCGACGCGCTCGGCCACGTCACCCAGAACGACCACGACCCGCTCAACCGCCTGGCGCGCACCCTGCAGGACGTAGGCGGCATCGCGGTAGAGACCAAGTTCGGCTACGACGCGCTGGACAACCTGACCAAGGTCACCGACCCCAAGGGCCTGGACACCACCTATGCCTACAACGGCCTGGGCGACCTGACCAAGCTCACCAGTCCGGATACCGGCGTCACTACGTACACCTACGACAGCGCCGGCAACCGCGCGACCCAGACCGATGCGCGCAACGTCAAGACCACTTACGGCTATGACGCGCTGAACCGGCTGACGCAGGTCACCTATCCGACCAGCAGCCTCAACGTCACCTACACCTACGACGTCAGCCAGGCCACGTGCGCCAGCGGCGAAACCTACGCGGTCGGCCGCCTGGCCCGCATGCAGGACGGCAGCGGCAGCACTGACTACTGCTACGACCGCTTCGGCGACCTGGTACGCAAGGTGCAGACCACCAATGGCAAGGTGTTCGTGCTGCGCTACGCCTACACCAAGGCCGGGCAACTGAGCCGGCTGACCTACCCGGATGGCGCGGTGGTCGACTACGTGCGCAACGCCCAAGGCCAGACCACCGAGGTCGGCGTGGCTCCGGCCGGTGGCACCCGCCAAGTGCTGTTGAATCAGGCCACCTACTATCCGTTCGGCCCGGTGGCCGGCTGGACCTACGGCAACGGCCGCCCGATGCAGCGCGTGCTGGACCAGGACTACCGTCCGCTGGCGGTCAATGACACGCGCAGCGACGGACTGGCAGTGGGCTTCGCCTTCGACCCTGCGGGCAACCTCAGCGCCCTGACCGCAGCCGGCAACACCGCGCCCGTTGTCAGCCTGGACTACGACGCCCTCGGCCGACTGACCGCGTTCAAAGATGGCCCGACCGGTACGGTGATCGACGGCTACAGCTACGATGCCACCGGCAACCGGCTCAGCGCCAAGGTCAACACAACGACGCAGACGTATGCCTATCCGACCACCAGCCACCGGCTGGATGCGGTGGCGGGGACTGCGCGCACCTACGATGCGAGCGGCAACACCACCTCCATTGGTGGCACCGCGCTGCAGTTGGTGTACGGCGCCAGCGGCCGGCTCGGGCAGGTCAAGCGCTCCGGCACCGTCGTAATGAACTACGCCTACAACGGCCGCGGCGAGCAGGTACGCCGGGTGGGCAAGACCAATACCTACACGCTATATGACGAAAGTGGCCATTGGATCGGCGACTACGACAACAATGGCACCCCGCTCCAGCAAGCGATCTGGCTGGACGACCTGCCGGTGGGCGTGCTGGCCAAGAACAGCCTGCGCTATGTGCAACCGGACCATCTGGGCACCCCACGTGCGGTGATCGATCCGGTCCGCGACGTGGCGATCTGGAAATGGGATCTGAAGGGCGAAGCGTTCGGCAACACGCCGCCGAACCAGGATCCGGATGGCGACGGCACGGCGTTCGTGTTCGATATGCGTTTCCCGGGGCAGCGCTATGACTCTGCCACCGGGTTCAACCAGAACTACTTCCGAGACTATGACCCCATCACTGGGCGGTATGGGCAGAGTGATCCTATTGGACTAGGAGGTGGTTCTAGTACGTATGCGTACGCGCTGTCAAATCCATTTTATATGGCGGATCCAAACGGACTGCAGGCATTTTATCCTGTGAATCCCGCAATAAATGGTGCCGCTGCATTGGCTGGAACAGGTAATGCCAATATTCCGCGTGATTCGGATGGTCGTGATAGTTGTGGGCCAAAGGTGGATAGTCCAGAGGTAAAGGCGGCATTTAATCTTGCTCAAATGGCAATTCCGCAAAACATACTGGGGCCAAATGGGCTTTTGTGGAATCTATCTAGGCTTGCTGCGAATGCGGCGCATAATGATGACAATGAATCTGACGATAACCAGTGTGACCATCAGTATTACAATGTTGACACTCCAACTTGTCGTGTAATAAGTAAAAAGAGGGGGAGTACGGCCGGCGCTCGATGCTATGCTTCTGCGGCAGAGCGATATTCGGCTTGTTTGAATGGGCGTCCTATGCCTCCATTGGATACATGGAATAATTGA
- a CDS encoding FMN-dependent NADH-azoreductase, whose product MHIDASARPGASDTTPDGSTRRLTARFTRQWMSAHPDAQVIYRDIGQEPPPPVTGPWIHAGFTPEPVREPWMHDALRTSDALVDELLRADLIVAGVPMYNFGPPAQLKAYIDKAVWKLCKQHGQKLYAITDMKAGTVSPKPHGRFVGWPDAIAKFDRVGDLYLTNNTMAYFTSKPG is encoded by the coding sequence TTGCACATCGATGCCAGCGCCCGCCCTGGCGCCTCAGATACCACACCCGACGGATCTACGCGGCGGTTGACGGCACGCTTCACGAGGCAGTGGATGTCCGCGCATCCAGACGCGCAAGTGATCTACCGCGACATCGGCCAGGAGCCGCCACCGCCCGTCACTGGTCCCTGGATCCATGCGGGGTTTACACCCGAGCCGGTGCGCGAGCCCTGGATGCATGACGCCCTGCGCACCAGCGACGCTCTGGTGGACGAACTGCTCCGGGCCGACCTGATTGTCGCTGGCGTGCCCATGTACAACTTCGGGCCGCCAGCGCAGCTCAAAGCCTACATCGACAAGGCTGTATGGAAGCTCTGCAAGCAGCACGGTCAGAAGCTGTACGCCATCACCGATATGAAGGCCGGCACCGTGAGTCCGAAACCCCATGGCCGGTTCGTCGGCTGGCCGGATGCCATCGCCAAGTTTGACCGCGTCGGCGACCTATATCTCACGAACAACACCATGGCCTATTTCACATCCAAACCTGGATGA
- a CDS encoding SCO4402 family protein: MSDAAFEYPFLRRELLMSIQALSDKGNQREVWVNHNFPPGIEWDNLGVVVNFLFNDSGLSDDPAGAIGLFLVEDEKGGVIDVMKKLDLVFERYGDHCSDLEYISTPEWNDVVASSRTLLTLIHENNKRYGFDPSRAD; this comes from the coding sequence ATGAGCGACGCCGCGTTTGAGTATCCCTTCCTACGTCGAGAGCTTTTGATGTCCATCCAAGCGCTCTCCGACAAGGGCAACCAGCGCGAAGTGTGGGTAAATCACAACTTCCCACCGGGAATAGAGTGGGACAACTTGGGCGTGGTAGTAAATTTCCTTTTTAATGATTCCGGTCTGTCTGATGACCCGGCAGGCGCTATAGGGCTGTTCTTGGTCGAAGACGAGAAGGGCGGGGTTATTGACGTGATGAAAAAATTGGATCTCGTCTTTGAAAGATACGGCGATCATTGCTCGGATCTTGAGTATATTTCCACGCCGGAATGGAATGACGTGGTCGCATCTTCCAGAACACTCTTGACTCTGATTCATGAAAACAATAAAAGATACGGATTCGATCCTTCTCGCGCAGATTAA
- a CDS encoding helix-turn-helix domain-containing protein, whose protein sequence is MSKIIDSLRGDLAALHEAGAISKVTMREFDAICPPPVREFSASDIRRLREALKFSQPVFALHLHTSASTVRKWEQGDTHPTGPALKLLNVIADKGLQAII, encoded by the coding sequence GTGAGCAAGATCATTGATTCCCTGCGTGGCGACCTGGCTGCGCTCCACGAAGCAGGAGCGATCAGCAAGGTGACCATGCGCGAGTTCGACGCGATCTGCCCGCCGCCGGTGCGGGAGTTCAGCGCTTCCGATATCAGGCGCCTGCGCGAAGCGTTGAAGTTCAGCCAGCCGGTATTCGCCCTCCATCTGCACACATCAGCATCGACCGTACGCAAGTGGGAGCAAGGCGACACCCATCCCACAGGGCCTGCACTGAAACTACTCAACGTCATCGCCGACAAGGGCCTGCAGGCCATCATCTGA
- a CDS encoding type II toxin-antitoxin system RelE/ParE family toxin has product MTWLYKRRDFARWQAGEKLPDSALCQTAREMECGLIDADLGGHLYKKRVARPGRGKSGGYRTLLSARIGGRYIFLHGFPKNDKANITRGEKKALQFAGKVFLELSEDALAMALQSGVLLEVHCEQDH; this is encoded by the coding sequence ATGACGTGGCTCTACAAGCGACGGGACTTCGCGCGTTGGCAGGCGGGTGAAAAGCTGCCTGACTCCGCCTTGTGCCAGACGGCACGGGAGATGGAATGCGGCCTCATCGACGCGGACTTGGGTGGTCATCTGTACAAGAAGCGAGTAGCGCGGCCCGGCCGCGGGAAGAGCGGTGGCTATCGCACCCTGCTCTCGGCAAGGATCGGCGGCCGCTATATCTTCCTGCATGGGTTCCCTAAGAACGACAAGGCGAACATCACTCGGGGTGAGAAGAAGGCACTGCAATTCGCTGGCAAGGTGTTCCTGGAGCTTTCCGAAGACGCCCTTGCCATGGCATTGCAGTCAGGCGTTTTACTGGAGGTGCATTGTGAGCAAGATCATTGA
- a CDS encoding RES family NAD+ phosphorylase, giving the protein MLLEYLHEEIARPVRLNETDYVVTQALADFIRYEKRLAFDGIAFRSVQREGGTNYVLFDRGVSDAIIAPDWRPTFYLVTSPAHVSQHVIKSVRYVHD; this is encoded by the coding sequence ATGTTGCTGGAGTACCTCCATGAAGAAATCGCGCGTCCAGTCCGGCTTAACGAAACCGATTATGTCGTTACGCAGGCTCTGGCAGATTTTATTCGCTATGAAAAGCGATTAGCATTCGACGGCATAGCGTTTCGATCGGTGCAGCGCGAAGGTGGAACTAACTACGTTTTATTTGATAGGGGGGTAAGCGATGCAATTATCGCGCCGGACTGGCGTCCGACGTTCTATCTAGTCACATCTCCGGCTCATGTCTCCCAACACGTTATTAAAAGTGTGCGCTACGTGCATGACTAA
- a CDS encoding helicase-related protein, protein MSNERFRADAALAPLKIFQRRTVDYVFDRLYGRDDPVRQFLVADEVGLGKTMVARGVIARMIEHLWDSTKRIDILYICSNQAIAAQNLNRLNVLGRRELALPTRMTLVPLQLRDQAGLDANKVNFISLTPGTTFDLRSATGVTLERALLLHLLRGLVTRPRGLQNLLQVNAGVEGWSRAVDNLTLEGVDERITARFRRDVQADRDLFEELERVCELFPRRRETYPAEMTQPRNSLVARLRAKLSHACVDALKPDLIIMDEFQRFRDLLHGDSDAAILARELFDYSGSDGHAARTLLLSATPYRMLTLVGDEADEGDHYRDFLETLSFLYGREKGPEVAATLAREMRTFRGLLHALPQSHASAVETRQTIERRLRRVIARTERVASTIERDSMMSEPPIAVSIAPADLAQASAVSQVARALNAPEIIEYWKSSPYLLNFMRHYSLKRLLEDQANAPTAMLRTAIQAARSAMLDHDAIDAYAPLDPANGRMRAIMDDVFGQQLEQNLWIPAALPYYGEARAGAPLTKALIFSSWSMVPEAIAALLSYEAERLMGVGESGRRYFEQHRLRPLQFRLDHGRLAGLRALLLIYPSPALAELADPLAVFSETGATLSLEGMRSAVGDRLKPALGALKEGTVSHQDAHSAEWAAPAVIDDLLGARSRAWLEASHGMRALASEDAFHEHVAELAEAVRTRHIAASSDDLSDLLVDVALGSPAVCALRALKRIAPELAWDDPRLLSAAAEVAWSFRALFNQHDAVALLRRDTDDHYWRRVLAYCAQHNLQAVLDEYAHYLVDAEGLGARPAEDRAIGVARAMAQALAIRPSQIEVDDVRVDGESLAIGKFQMRGRFAMRLADYKDEDGAVARLGGVRDAFNSPFRPFVLATTSVGQEGLDFHPYCYRVYHWNLPGNPVDLEQREGRVHRFKGHAVRLNLAERQAAVVRGHGQTPDDPWKLMFERARSEAEVDTDLVPYWIYEGSVRVERRVPMLPFSREVTRLAWLKHSLAVYRLAFGQPRQDELLDYFHSLIAAGLKVVDLESLQIRLEPSPNS, encoded by the coding sequence ATGTCGAATGAACGATTTCGCGCAGATGCGGCGCTCGCTCCCCTCAAGATCTTTCAGCGGCGCACCGTCGACTACGTATTCGATCGGCTCTATGGCCGGGACGATCCTGTCCGCCAGTTCCTAGTCGCCGACGAGGTAGGCCTCGGCAAGACAATGGTCGCGCGTGGGGTCATCGCCCGCATGATCGAACACCTCTGGGACAGCACTAAGCGGATCGACATCCTCTACATCTGCTCGAATCAGGCGATCGCCGCCCAGAACCTCAACCGGTTGAACGTCCTTGGAAGGCGCGAGTTGGCCCTGCCAACCCGCATGACGCTCGTGCCGCTGCAACTGCGCGATCAGGCGGGCCTCGACGCTAACAAGGTGAACTTCATCAGCCTGACGCCGGGCACCACCTTCGATCTCCGCTCCGCGACGGGCGTAACGCTTGAGCGCGCTTTGCTGCTCCATCTACTGCGCGGTCTCGTTACGCGCCCGCGCGGTCTGCAAAACTTGTTGCAGGTCAACGCAGGCGTCGAGGGTTGGAGTCGCGCCGTCGACAATCTCACCCTCGAAGGCGTCGACGAGCGCATCACCGCGCGTTTCCGCCGCGACGTGCAGGCGGATCGCGATCTCTTCGAGGAACTCGAACGGGTGTGCGAACTGTTCCCCCGCCGCCGGGAAACCTATCCCGCAGAAATGACGCAGCCCCGCAATAGCTTGGTCGCCCGGCTGCGCGCCAAGCTATCCCACGCGTGCGTGGATGCGCTGAAACCCGACCTCATCATCATGGACGAGTTCCAGCGGTTTCGGGATCTGCTGCATGGCGACAGCGACGCGGCGATCCTCGCGCGCGAACTGTTCGACTACTCGGGAAGCGACGGGCACGCCGCCCGTACCTTGCTGCTCTCCGCCACACCCTACCGGATGCTCACGCTCGTCGGCGACGAGGCCGACGAAGGAGACCACTATCGGGACTTCCTTGAGACCCTGAGTTTCCTCTACGGCCGGGAAAAGGGGCCGGAGGTGGCAGCCACGCTGGCGCGTGAAATGCGCACCTTCCGCGGCCTCTTGCATGCCCTGCCACAGTCACATGCCTCAGCGGTCGAGACCCGCCAGACCATTGAACGGCGCCTGCGCCGTGTGATCGCCCGAACCGAGCGGGTCGCATCCACGATCGAGCGCGACTCCATGATGAGCGAGCCTCCCATTGCGGTCTCGATCGCGCCCGCCGACCTCGCGCAGGCATCCGCCGTTTCTCAGGTAGCGCGCGCGCTCAATGCACCGGAGATCATCGAATACTGGAAGTCGTCGCCCTATCTGCTCAATTTCATGCGTCACTACAGCCTGAAGCGGCTATTGGAAGATCAGGCTAACGCGCCTACGGCCATGCTCCGCACCGCAATTCAAGCCGCTCGATCAGCCATGCTCGATCACGACGCCATCGACGCCTATGCGCCGCTGGACCCGGCCAACGGCCGTATGCGCGCGATCATGGACGACGTCTTCGGCCAGCAACTGGAACAGAACCTCTGGATACCCGCCGCCCTGCCCTATTACGGCGAGGCGCGAGCCGGGGCACCGCTGACCAAAGCATTGATATTTTCGTCTTGGTCCATGGTGCCCGAGGCGATCGCAGCCCTGCTGTCCTATGAAGCCGAGCGGCTCATGGGTGTCGGCGAATCCGGACGGCGCTATTTCGAGCAGCATCGCCTGCGCCCCTTGCAGTTTCGGCTGGATCACGGCCGGCTCGCGGGTCTGCGCGCGCTGCTGCTGATCTATCCCTCGCCGGCGCTCGCCGAACTGGCCGATCCGCTGGCGGTGTTCAGCGAAACGGGGGCCACCTTGTCGCTTGAGGGAATGCGCTCCGCAGTGGGCGACCGCCTCAAGCCCGCCCTGGGTGCTTTGAAGGAAGGCACGGTGTCGCATCAGGACGCGCACAGCGCCGAGTGGGCCGCCCCAGCCGTGATCGATGACCTGCTGGGCGCGCGATCCCGCGCCTGGCTGGAAGCGTCCCACGGCATGCGCGCCCTGGCGAGCGAAGACGCTTTCCACGAGCATGTCGCCGAACTGGCGGAAGCAGTGAGGACGCGCCACATCGCTGCTTCGTCCGACGATCTTTCGGACCTGCTGGTTGACGTCGCGCTCGGCAGTCCGGCCGTCTGCGCGCTTCGCGCTCTCAAGCGGATAGCGCCCGAGCTTGCGTGGGATGACCCACGCTTGCTCAGCGCCGCCGCTGAAGTCGCTTGGTCGTTCCGGGCGCTGTTCAATCAGCATGACGCAGTCGCCTTGCTGCGACGGGATACTGACGATCACTACTGGCGCCGCGTGCTGGCCTATTGCGCCCAGCACAACCTACAGGCCGTCCTGGACGAGTACGCACATTACCTCGTCGATGCCGAAGGACTCGGCGCCCGCCCAGCCGAAGACCGCGCAATCGGTGTCGCTCGCGCCATGGCCCAGGCCCTGGCTATCCGCCCGTCGCAGATCGAAGTCGATGACGTGCGTGTCGATGGAGAGTCCCTCGCCATCGGCAAGTTCCAGATGCGCGGACGCTTCGCGATGCGGCTCGCCGACTACAAGGACGAAGATGGCGCCGTCGCGCGCCTCGGAGGCGTGCGTGACGCCTTCAACTCACCGTTCCGGCCATTCGTTCTTGCCACCACGTCGGTTGGTCAGGAAGGGCTGGACTTCCATCCCTATTGCTATCGCGTCTATCACTGGAACTTGCCAGGCAACCCGGTGGACCTTGAGCAACGGGAAGGTCGCGTCCATCGCTTCAAGGGCCATGCCGTGCGCCTCAATCTGGCCGAGCGCCAGGCCGCGGTCGTCCGGGGCCATGGGCAGACTCCTGACGATCCGTGGAAGCTCATGTTCGAGCGCGCTCGCTCGGAGGCGGAAGTCGATACCGACCTTGTTCCCTACTGGATTTACGAAGGCTCCGTGCGTGTCGAACGACGCGTGCCAATGCTGCCATTCAGTAGGGAAGTCACTCGGCTCGCTTGGCTTAAACACAGCCTCGCTGTATATCGCCTTGCATTCGGGCAGCCGAGGCAAGACGAGCTATTAGATTACTTCCATTCACTCATTGCAGCGGGCTTGAAGGTGGTGGATCTTGAAAGCTTACAAATAAGGCTTGAACCTTCGCCAAATTCCTGA